A stretch of the Erwinia sp. SLM-02 genome encodes the following:
- the rpmA gene encoding 50S ribosomal protein L27: MAHKKAGGSTRNGRDSNAKRLGVKRFGGESVLAGSIIVRQRGTKFHAGTNVGCGRDHTLFATADGKVKFEVKGPNNRKYISIVAE, from the coding sequence ATGGCACACAAGAAAGCTGGTGGCTCGACCCGTAACGGTCGTGACTCCAATGCAAAACGTCTGGGCGTAAAACGTTTCGGCGGCGAATCAGTTCTGGCTGGTAGCATCATCGTTCGTCAGCGTGGTACTAAATTCCACGCAGGTACTAACGTTGGCTGCGGTCGTGACCACACCCTGTTTGCAACTGCAGACGGCAAGGTCAAATTCGAAGTTAAAGGCCCGAACAACCGTAAATACATCAGCATCGTTGCTGAGTAA
- the murA gene encoding UDP-N-acetylglucosamine 1-carboxyvinyltransferase, with protein sequence MDKFRVQGPTRLSGEVTISGAKNAALPILFAALLAEEPVEIQNVPKLKDIDTTMKLLGQLGVKAERNGSVHLDASKVDVYCAPYDLVKTMRASIWALGPLVARFGQGQVSLPGGCAIGARPVDLHITGLEQLGAEIKLEEGYVKASVEGRLKGAHIVMDKVSVGATVTIMSAATLATGTTIIENAAREPEIVDTANFLNTLGAKITGAGSDRITIEGVERLGGGVYRVLPDRIETGTFLVAAAISGGAVVCRAAQPDTLDAVLAKLREAGADIEVGEDWISLDMHGKRPKAVNLRTAPHPGFPTDMQAQFSLLNLVAEGTGVITETIFENRFMHVPELVRMGAHGEIESNTLICHGVEKLSGAQVMATDLRASASLVLAGCIAEGTTIVDRIYHIDRGYEHIEDKLMALGANIQRVSGDE encoded by the coding sequence ATGGATAAATTTCGTGTGCAGGGTCCAACCCGGCTGAGTGGTGAAGTCACAATTTCCGGGGCTAAAAATGCTGCCCTGCCAATCCTGTTCGCTGCTTTGCTGGCTGAAGAACCGGTAGAGATTCAGAATGTCCCGAAACTCAAGGACATTGATACCACCATGAAGCTGCTGGGTCAGCTGGGTGTGAAGGCTGAGCGTAATGGCTCGGTACATTTGGATGCCAGTAAGGTCGATGTTTACTGCGCACCCTACGATCTGGTGAAAACCATGCGCGCGTCTATCTGGGCGCTGGGTCCACTGGTGGCGCGTTTTGGTCAGGGACAGGTCTCACTGCCCGGCGGCTGTGCTATTGGCGCACGCCCGGTCGATCTGCATATTACCGGCCTGGAACAGCTGGGAGCGGAGATCAAGCTGGAAGAGGGCTATGTTAAGGCGTCGGTCGAGGGGCGTCTCAAGGGCGCGCATATCGTCATGGATAAGGTTAGCGTGGGTGCCACGGTCACCATCATGAGCGCCGCCACGCTGGCAACCGGAACCACGATTATCGAAAACGCCGCCCGCGAACCGGAAATCGTCGATACCGCCAACTTCCTGAATACGCTGGGTGCAAAAATTACCGGCGCAGGTTCCGATCGCATTACCATCGAGGGCGTAGAGCGCCTGGGCGGCGGTGTTTATCGTGTGCTTCCCGATCGTATCGAAACCGGTACTTTCCTGGTCGCTGCTGCCATTTCCGGCGGTGCAGTGGTCTGTCGTGCGGCTCAGCCCGACACGCTGGATGCGGTACTGGCTAAGCTGCGTGAGGCCGGTGCAGACATTGAAGTGGGCGAGGACTGGATAAGCCTGGATATGCACGGCAAGCGTCCAAAAGCGGTTAATCTGCGCACCGCTCCGCACCCAGGCTTCCCAACGGATATGCAGGCGCAGTTCAGCCTGCTGAATCTGGTGGCTGAAGGAACCGGGGTGATCACCGAAACGATTTTTGAAAACCGCTTTATGCACGTACCGGAACTGGTACGCATGGGCGCGCACGGTGAAATTGAAAGTAACACCCTGATTTGTCACGGCGTGGAAAAACTTTCAGGTGCTCAGGTGATGGCGACCGATCTACGCGCATCAGCCAGCCTGGTTCTGGCTGGCTGTATTGCTGAAGGCACGACGATTGTGGACCGTATCTATCATATCGATCGCGGTTATGAGCATATCGAAGATAAGTTAATGGCTCTGGGCGCGAATATTCAGCGCGTCAGCGGCGACGAGTAA
- the mlaC gene encoding phospholipid-binding protein MlaC, producing the protein MFKRLLMVAMLIIAPIAANAAADKTNPYSVMNEAAAKTFDRLKSEQPKIKQDPNYLRQVVKEELLPYVQVKYAGALVLGRYYKEATPAQREAYFNAFGEYLAQAYGQALALYNGQTYQIAPEQPLGNADIIAIRVTIIDKNGRPPVRLDFQWRKNSRTGEWQAYDMIAEGVSMITTKQNEWSDILRQKGIDGLTERLKSYAKQPITLDKQQ; encoded by the coding sequence ATGTTTAAACGTTTACTGATGGTTGCGATGCTGATTATTGCCCCGATTGCGGCTAACGCGGCGGCGGATAAGACCAACCCCTATTCGGTGATGAACGAAGCGGCTGCGAAAACCTTCGACCGCTTGAAGAGCGAGCAGCCTAAGATCAAACAGGATCCCAACTATCTGCGCCAGGTTGTCAAAGAGGAACTGCTGCCGTACGTCCAGGTGAAATATGCTGGTGCTCTGGTGCTGGGCCGCTATTACAAAGAGGCGACGCCGGCGCAGCGCGAAGCGTACTTCAACGCTTTCGGTGAGTATCTGGCTCAGGCCTATGGCCAGGCTCTGGCGCTTTACAACGGTCAGACTTACCAAATTGCCCCCGAGCAACCGCTGGGCAATGCCGATATCATTGCCATTCGCGTTACCATCATCGACAAGAATGGCCGCCCACCGGTGCGCCTGGATTTCCAGTGGCGTAAGAACAGCCGTACGGGTGAATGGCAGGCCTATGACATGATTGCTGAAGGGGTGAGCATGATTACCACCAAGCAAAATGAGTGGAGTGATATTCTGCGTCAGAAAGGCATCGACGGATTAACCGAGCGGTTGAAATCCTATGCGAAACAGCCAATCACTCTGGATAAACAGCAGTGA
- the rplU gene encoding 50S ribosomal protein L21, whose translation MYAVFQSGGKQHRVSEGQTVRLEKLDIATGETIEFDQVLMIANGEDVKIGAPLVSGGLIKAEIVAHGRGDKIKIVKFRRRKHYRKQQGHRQWFTDVKITGISA comes from the coding sequence ATGTACGCGGTTTTCCAAAGTGGTGGTAAACAACACCGAGTAAGCGAAGGTCAGACCGTTCGCCTGGAAAAGCTGGACATCGCAACCGGCGAAACCATTGAGTTCGACCAGGTTCTGATGATTGCCAACGGCGAAGACGTTAAAATCGGCGCGCCTTTAGTTTCAGGTGGCCTGATCAAAGCGGAAATCGTTGCTCACGGTCGTGGCGACAAGATCAAGATTGTTAAGTTCCGTCGTCGTAAGCATTACCGTAAGCAGCAGGGTCACCGTCAGTGGTTCACTGATGTGAAGATCACTGGCATCAGCGCCTAA
- the ibaG gene encoding BolA family iron metabolism protein IbaG, with protein MENSEIQSVLMSALPLQEVHVTGDGSHFQVIAVGELFGELSRVKKQQTVYAPLMAYIADNRIHAVSIKTYTPEEWARDRKLNGF; from the coding sequence ATGGAAAATAGTGAAATTCAGTCCGTGCTTATGAGCGCGTTACCGCTGCAGGAAGTCCACGTTACCGGCGACGGCAGCCACTTTCAGGTGATTGCCGTGGGTGAATTATTCGGTGAACTGAGCCGCGTTAAGAAGCAGCAGACGGTCTATGCTCCCCTGATGGCCTACATTGCGGACAACCGTATTCACGCCGTATCAATCAAGACTTACACTCCTGAAGAGTGGGCGCGTGACCGTAAGTTAAACGGTTTCTAA
- the mlaD gene encoding outer membrane lipid asymmetry maintenance protein MlaD — MQTKKSEIWVGAFLLFALCAIVFLCLRVADLKSLGNEPTWKLYATFDNIGGLKSGSPVKVGGVVIGRVTDIELDPKNYSPRVTMDIEEKYNNIPDTSSLAVRTSGLLGEQYLAMNIGFDDPEMGTATLKDGGTLQDTKSAMVLEDLIGQFLYKSGNGDDKSADKADNNGAPEQPAAANTPEEDK; from the coding sequence ATGCAAACGAAAAAAAGCGAAATTTGGGTAGGTGCCTTCTTACTGTTTGCGCTTTGCGCGATCGTCTTTCTCTGTCTGCGCGTTGCCGATCTTAAGTCTCTCGGCAATGAACCGACGTGGAAACTCTATGCTACCTTTGACAATATCGGCGGCCTGAAGTCAGGTTCACCGGTCAAAGTGGGCGGCGTAGTCATTGGCCGCGTAACGGATATTGAGCTTGACCCTAAAAATTATTCACCGCGGGTCACCATGGATATTGAGGAAAAGTATAACAATATCCCTGATACCAGCTCGCTGGCGGTGCGGACATCCGGTCTGCTGGGTGAACAGTATCTGGCGATGAATATCGGTTTCGATGACCCGGAAATGGGGACTGCGACGCTGAAAGATGGCGGTACCCTGCAGGACACCAAGTCGGCAATGGTGCTGGAAGATTTGATAGGTCAGTTCCTGTATAAAAGCGGAAATGGCGACGATAAGAGCGCAGATAAGGCAGACAATAATGGTGCCCCTGAGCAACCGGCTGCGGCGAACACTCCAGAAGAGGATAAGTGA
- a CDS encoding isochorismate synthase gives MELLTSTSALHIASETAASGFFFLSPWRSLTAKGCFTTISTPAREGEIITGRFQHEIRRHLSEAKRQGIVNPVVVGAIPFDISQPSALFIPETSHFFDRRSFQPRQPPGPEHNDILRRRALPERPDFMRMVSQAVAATASSSLDKVVLSRLMDIVTEKPVDVDSLMKKLIEQNPDSYNFHVPLAQGGSLLGASPELLLRMHGRSYYTHPLAGSARRDSDREKDRAAGEQLMNSVKDRYEHQVVVDALRDVLQSRSRHLTLPAEPALLSTGTLWHLGTPIKGEARHAAENALSLACLLHPTPALSGYPHASAMRLIAELEPFDRDLFGGIVGWCDEHGNGEWVVTIRCGKVAGNRVRLFAGAGIVPDSTPESEWRETGIKLNTMLRAFGLN, from the coding sequence ATGGAATTGTTAACTTCAACAAGCGCGCTGCATATAGCCTCTGAGACTGCAGCCAGTGGATTTTTCTTTCTGTCTCCATGGCGTAGCCTCACCGCGAAAGGTTGCTTCACCACTATCAGCACGCCAGCGCGTGAAGGCGAAATCATTACGGGTCGTTTTCAACACGAAATCAGACGGCACCTGTCAGAAGCAAAACGTCAGGGGATCGTTAACCCGGTCGTCGTCGGTGCCATCCCCTTTGATATCAGCCAGCCCTCCGCCCTGTTTATTCCTGAAACGAGCCACTTTTTTGACCGCAGGAGCTTCCAGCCGCGGCAGCCCCCAGGCCCGGAGCATAATGATATTCTGCGTCGCCGGGCCCTGCCCGAGCGGCCTGATTTTATGCGGATGGTGAGTCAGGCTGTTGCAGCAACGGCCTCTTCTTCACTGGATAAAGTGGTTCTTTCGCGCCTGATGGACATCGTGACGGAAAAACCTGTCGACGTTGATAGCCTGATGAAAAAACTCATTGAGCAGAATCCCGACAGCTACAATTTTCACGTGCCGCTGGCACAGGGAGGATCGCTACTGGGGGCCAGCCCGGAACTGCTGCTGCGCATGCATGGCCGCAGCTATTACACTCACCCTCTGGCGGGTTCGGCCCGGCGTGACAGCGACCGGGAAAAGGATCGCGCAGCCGGCGAGCAACTGATGAACTCCGTAAAAGATCGTTATGAGCATCAGGTAGTGGTCGATGCCCTGCGCGACGTGCTGCAATCGCGCAGCCGGCACCTGACCCTCCCTGCCGAACCGGCACTGCTGAGTACCGGTACACTGTGGCATCTCGGCACCCCGATCAAGGGTGAAGCCCGCCACGCAGCGGAAAACGCCCTTTCGCTGGCCTGCCTGCTGCATCCGACTCCGGCGCTGAGTGGCTATCCTCACGCCAGCGCTATGCGGCTGATTGCAGAACTGGAACCTTTTGACCGTGATTTATTCGGCGGCATCGTGGGCTGGTGCGATGAGCATGGCAACGGTGAGTGGGTAGTGACAATCCGCTGTGGAAAAGTTGCCGGAAACCGGGTTCGCCTGTTTGCCGGCGCGGGGATTGTTCCCGATTCCACGCCTGAATCCGAATGGCGTGAAACCGGCATTAAACTAAATACCATGCTGCGCGCATTCGGCCTCAATTAA
- a CDS encoding helix-turn-helix domain-containing protein yields the protein MAYNSQDWHPADIIAALRKRGTTLAEQSRLAGLSSSTLANTLCRPWPKGEWLIADALEIHPAEIWPSRYYDARTKQLIDRKKLIRK from the coding sequence GTGGCCTATAATTCTCAAGACTGGCATCCTGCCGACATCATTGCAGCTCTGCGCAAAAGGGGCACTACCCTCGCAGAACAGTCTCGGCTGGCGGGGTTAAGCTCATCAACGCTGGCGAATACACTTTGCCGGCCGTGGCCTAAGGGAGAGTGGTTAATTGCCGATGCCCTGGAGATACATCCGGCGGAGATCTGGCCCAGCCGCTATTACGATGCCAGGACGAAACAGCTTATCGACCGTAAGAAACTGATCCGAAAATAA
- the cgtA gene encoding Obg family GTPase CgtA: MKFVDEATILAVAGDGGNGCVSFRREKYIPRGGPDGGDGGDGGDVYMQADENLNTLIDYRFEKSFRAERGQNGQSRDCTGKRGKDIIIKVPVGTRVIDQGTGETIGDMTHHQQQLMVAKGGWHGLGNTRFKSSVNRSPRQKTMGTPGEKRDLQLELMLLADVGMLGLPNAGKSTFIRAVSAAKPKVADYPFTTLVPSLGVVRMDNEQSFVVADIPGLIEGASDGAGLGIRFLKHLERCRVLLHTIDLAPIDESDPVENARVILGELEKYSEKLFQKPRWLVFNKVDLLDNEEAEARAKAIADALGWTDKYYLISAANRVGVTPLCWDIMSFINANPKQAELEAKQPEKVEFMWDDYHRQQLEESQPVVEEDDDWDDDWDDEDDEGVEIIYQR; this comes from the coding sequence ATGAAGTTTGTTGATGAAGCGACGATCCTGGCAGTAGCAGGCGACGGCGGCAATGGCTGCGTCAGCTTCCGTCGTGAGAAGTATATTCCTCGTGGTGGTCCGGACGGCGGTGACGGCGGCGACGGCGGCGACGTTTATATGCAGGCCGACGAAAACCTGAATACCCTGATTGACTATCGGTTTGAAAAATCCTTCCGTGCGGAGCGTGGTCAAAACGGCCAGAGCCGCGACTGTACGGGGAAACGCGGTAAAGATATCATTATCAAAGTGCCTGTCGGCACGCGCGTTATCGATCAGGGCACCGGTGAAACCATCGGCGATATGACCCATCATCAGCAGCAGCTGATGGTCGCGAAGGGCGGCTGGCACGGGCTGGGTAACACCCGCTTTAAATCGTCCGTAAACCGTAGCCCGCGCCAGAAAACAATGGGCACGCCGGGTGAAAAACGCGATCTGCAGCTGGAACTGATGCTGCTGGCTGACGTGGGCATGCTTGGCCTGCCTAACGCCGGTAAATCGACCTTCATCCGCGCCGTCTCAGCAGCAAAACCAAAAGTTGCCGATTATCCCTTCACCACCCTGGTACCAAGCCTGGGCGTGGTGCGCATGGATAACGAACAGAGCTTTGTAGTGGCCGATATTCCGGGGCTGATTGAAGGCGCTTCCGACGGCGCTGGCCTGGGGATCCGCTTCCTGAAGCACCTTGAGCGCTGCCGCGTACTGCTGCATACCATTGACCTTGCACCGATCGATGAAAGCGATCCGGTGGAAAATGCCCGCGTGATCCTCGGCGAGCTGGAAAAATACAGTGAGAAACTGTTCCAGAAGCCGCGCTGGCTGGTTTTCAATAAGGTCGACCTGCTGGATAACGAAGAGGCTGAAGCGCGCGCGAAGGCGATTGCTGATGCGCTGGGCTGGACCGATAAGTACTACCTGATCTCTGCCGCGAACCGCGTGGGCGTTACGCCATTGTGCTGGGATATTATGTCCTTCATCAATGCCAACCCGAAACAAGCCGAACTGGAAGCTAAGCAGCCAGAGAAAGTGGAATTCATGTGGGATGACTACCATCGCCAGCAGCTGGAAGAATCGCAGCCTGTCGTTGAAGAAGACGACGACTGGGATGACGACTGGGACGATGAAGACGACGAAGGCGTTGAAATCATTTATCAGCGCTAA
- the ispB gene encoding octaprenyl diphosphate synthase, translating into MNLEQINELTAQDMADVNATILDQLNSDVSLINQLGHYIISGGGKRIRPMIAVLAARAINNYDGKQHIAVAALIEFIHTATLLHDDVVDESDMRRGKATANAAFGNAASVLVGDFIYTRAFQMMTSLGSLRVLALMSEAVNVIAEGEVLQLMNCNDPDITEESYMRVIYSKTARLFEAAAQSSGILAGATAEQEQALQDYGRYIGTAFQLIDDLLDYSADGATLGKNVGDDLSEGKPTLPLLHAMRNGNPEQASMIRQAIEEGNGRHLLESVLETMNQCGSLEWTRQAAEHEADKAITALQVLPESPWRSALEALAHMSVQREY; encoded by the coding sequence ATGAACTTAGAACAGATAAATGAACTTACCGCGCAGGATATGGCGGATGTCAATGCGACAATACTCGACCAGCTGAACTCGGACGTATCCCTTATCAATCAGCTGGGCCATTACATTATTAGCGGCGGTGGTAAACGCATCCGCCCGATGATCGCCGTTCTGGCTGCACGCGCTATCAATAATTACGATGGCAAGCAGCACATCGCCGTGGCGGCACTGATCGAATTTATTCACACCGCCACGCTGCTGCATGACGATGTGGTCGACGAGTCAGATATGCGCCGTGGCAAAGCCACGGCCAATGCTGCATTTGGCAATGCGGCCAGCGTGCTGGTTGGCGATTTTATTTATACTCGCGCCTTCCAGATGATGACCAGCCTCGGCTCGCTGCGGGTTCTGGCGCTGATGTCAGAAGCGGTTAACGTGATTGCCGAAGGGGAAGTTCTGCAGCTGATGAACTGCAACGACCCGGATATTACCGAAGAAAGTTATATGCGGGTTATCTACAGCAAAACGGCGCGTTTATTTGAAGCGGCCGCGCAATCTTCCGGGATCCTGGCCGGTGCCACCGCGGAGCAGGAGCAGGCTTTACAGGATTATGGCCGCTACATCGGCACGGCTTTCCAGCTGATCGACGATTTACTGGATTACAGTGCTGACGGTGCCACCCTGGGTAAAAACGTGGGTGACGATCTCAGCGAAGGCAAACCAACGCTGCCGCTGCTGCATGCCATGCGTAACGGAAACCCCGAGCAGGCCAGCATGATCCGTCAAGCCATTGAAGAAGGTAACGGGCGCCATTTACTGGAATCCGTTCTGGAAACGATGAATCAATGTGGTTCACTGGAATGGACGCGCCAGGCCGCTGAGCACGAAGCGGATAAAGCCATTACAGCCCTGCAGGTGCTGCCAGAATCGCCCTGGCGTAGCGCGCTTGAAGCCCTTGCGCACATGTCAGTACAACGCGAATATTAA
- the dacB gene encoding serine-type D-Ala-D-Ala carboxypeptidase has protein sequence MRFSRIVTGLSCAFMLQTQAAPVEDYTQYLPDGANLALVVQKIGATTPSIDYHSQQMALPASTMKVITALAAMLQLGPDYRFNTQLESKGSISGNTLRGDLVARFGGDPTLTRQDLRNMVTNLKKQGVEHVAGNLVIDTSVFASHDKAPGWPWNDMTQCFSAPPGAAIVDRNCFSVSLYSAQTPGEKAFIRVASWYPVNMFSEVRTLARGSADAQYCELDVVPGELNRFTLTGCLTQRAEPLPLAFAIQDGASYAGAILKSELQNAGIDYTGHLVRQTLVTQPGTVLAQTQSAPLRDLLKIMLKKSDNMIADTVFRTIGHERFNVPGTWRAGSDAVRQILRQKANIDLGNSIQVDGSGLSRHDLISPATMMQVLQYIAQNDQQLNIISMLPLAGYDGTLRYRGGLHEAGVDGKVSAKTGSLQGVYNLAGFMTTASGQRVAFVQFLSGYAVPPEDQRQRRIPLVRFESRLYKDVYRNN, from the coding sequence ATGCGATTTTCACGAATTGTTACCGGCCTTAGCTGCGCATTTATGCTGCAGACACAAGCAGCCCCCGTCGAAGACTACACACAGTACCTACCCGACGGTGCCAACCTGGCGCTCGTAGTGCAAAAAATTGGGGCGACGACGCCCTCTATTGATTATCACAGCCAGCAGATGGCGCTGCCGGCCAGTACAATGAAGGTGATTACCGCGCTGGCCGCCATGCTGCAGCTTGGCCCTGATTACCGCTTCAATACCCAGCTGGAGAGCAAGGGTAGCATCAGCGGCAATACGCTGCGCGGCGATCTGGTTGCCCGATTCGGCGGCGATCCTACCCTGACGCGCCAGGATCTGCGCAATATGGTTACCAACCTGAAAAAACAGGGCGTGGAGCATGTTGCCGGTAATCTGGTCATTGATACGTCGGTGTTTGCCAGCCACGATAAAGCGCCCGGCTGGCCGTGGAACGATATGACGCAGTGCTTCAGCGCGCCGCCGGGTGCAGCGATTGTCGATCGTAATTGCTTCTCGGTTTCGCTCTACAGCGCGCAAACGCCGGGGGAAAAAGCCTTTATTCGTGTGGCATCCTGGTACCCGGTCAATATGTTCAGTGAAGTCCGAACGCTGGCCAGAGGATCGGCAGATGCGCAGTACTGCGAGCTGGATGTCGTGCCTGGCGAACTGAATCGCTTCACGCTCACCGGCTGCCTGACCCAGCGCGCAGAACCCCTGCCCCTGGCCTTCGCCATCCAGGACGGTGCCAGTTATGCCGGTGCAATTCTGAAATCTGAACTGCAAAATGCCGGCATTGATTATACCGGCCATCTGGTGCGCCAGACTCTGGTCACGCAGCCCGGCACCGTGCTGGCGCAGACTCAGTCGGCGCCGCTTCGCGATCTGCTGAAAATCATGCTGAAAAAGTCAGACAACATGATTGCCGATACGGTATTCCGCACGATCGGACATGAGCGCTTCAACGTGCCCGGCACATGGCGGGCAGGTTCAGATGCGGTGCGCCAGATCCTGCGCCAGAAAGCCAATATCGATTTGGGTAACAGTATCCAGGTCGATGGTTCCGGGCTTTCCCGTCACGATCTGATTTCTCCTGCTACCATGATGCAGGTGCTGCAATATATCGCGCAAAACGACCAACAGCTCAATATCATCTCCATGCTGCCGCTGGCCGGCTACGATGGCACGCTGCGCTATCGCGGTGGTCTGCACGAAGCGGGTGTTGACGGTAAAGTTTCGGCTAAAACCGGGTCACTGCAGGGGGTTTATAACCTGGCTGGCTTTATGACCACCGCCAGTGGACAGCGCGTGGCGTTTGTTCAGTTCCTCTCCGGTTATGCTGTACCGCCGGAGGATCAGCGTCAGCGCCGCATTCCGCTGGTCCGTTTTGAAAGCCGTCTGTATAAGGACGTTTATCGGAATAATTAA
- the mlaB gene encoding lipid asymmetry maintenance protein MlaB — MTPDLLSWKVESGLLRLSGELERETLLPLWQQRDALMQQADIIDVSSLERVDSAGLALLVHLRQIVLQRGKTARFTGITDKLLSLITLYNLQEIITDKR, encoded by the coding sequence ATGACGCCAGATTTGCTGAGCTGGAAAGTCGAGTCGGGTCTGCTGCGCCTTAGCGGTGAGCTTGAACGAGAAACCCTGCTGCCGTTATGGCAGCAGCGGGATGCGTTAATGCAGCAGGCCGATATCATTGATGTGTCCAGCCTGGAACGCGTAGACTCTGCGGGACTGGCGCTGCTGGTGCATCTGCGGCAGATCGTACTGCAAAGGGGTAAGACGGCGCGTTTCACTGGGATAACCGATAAGCTGCTTTCGTTGATTACCCTCTATAATCTTCAGGAAATAATTACGGATAAGCGCTGA
- the pmrA gene encoding two-component system response regulator PmrA — MKILIVEDDELLQKGLTLAMTGEGYAVDCASNAAQAAAFLRSGQYSLIVLDLGLPDRDGAELLRQWRKEQIDLPVLILTARDALEDRVEGLDAGADDYLVKPFALVELKARVRALIRRYQGHSDNLLERGDMTLNLSSQQVAVDNLPVEVTPKEFALLTRLLMRLGQTVHRETLQQDLYSWQDDTSSNTLEVHIHNLRRKLGKDRIKTVRGVGYRLEERA, encoded by the coding sequence GTGAAAATATTAATTGTTGAGGACGATGAGCTGCTGCAGAAAGGGCTGACGCTGGCCATGACCGGGGAAGGTTACGCCGTTGACTGTGCAAGTAATGCGGCTCAGGCAGCCGCATTTCTGCGCAGCGGTCAGTACAGCCTGATTGTGCTGGATCTTGGTTTACCCGATCGTGATGGGGCCGAGCTGCTGCGCCAGTGGCGTAAAGAACAGATCGATTTGCCGGTGCTGATCCTGACGGCACGCGACGCGCTGGAAGACCGGGTAGAAGGGCTGGATGCCGGTGCTGACGACTATCTGGTGAAACCTTTCGCTCTGGTGGAGCTGAAAGCCCGCGTTCGGGCGCTGATCCGCCGCTATCAGGGACACAGCGATAACCTGCTGGAGCGTGGCGATATGACGCTCAATCTTTCCTCCCAGCAGGTTGCCGTCGATAACCTCCCGGTTGAGGTCACGCCAAAGGAGTTTGCTCTTTTGACTCGTCTGCTGATGCGCCTTGGCCAGACGGTACACCGCGAAACGCTGCAGCAGGATCTTTACAGCTGGCAGGACGACACCAGTTCGAATACGTTAGAGGTCCATATCCATAATCTTCGCCGCAAACTGGGCAAAGATCGCATCAAGACCGTGCGTGGAGTGGGCTACAGGCTGGAAGAGCGCGCATGA
- the pmrB gene encoding two-component system sensor histidine kinase PmrB codes for MNSMRRRLLIMLALILLSCQLMSAFWLWHESREQIGFLVNETLSNHARNEHVENEIREAIASLLLPSLVMVCFTLLLSFWAISWIIRPLRSLQSSLASRSADNLTPLPLHSDMDEIVAVTGALNQLLARLDHTLQQERLFTADAAHELRTPLAGLRLHLELLEQEGNPLGAMLVERVDQLMHVIEQLLMLSRAGQMLVSGHYQTLSWQDVVQPLRLEMEEMLALNQQQLIVKDTSHGSHVQGDAVLLRLLLRNLLENASRYSPQGSNITLILAATENGSQVTVRDEGPGIHAGDVQEVVKAFRRMDQRFGGSGLGLNIVQRIVQIHHGQLSLTNRSDRTGLDAQCRFPRQLN; via the coding sequence ATGAACAGCATGCGGCGGCGTTTGCTGATTATGCTGGCACTCATTCTGCTGAGCTGTCAGCTGATGAGTGCATTCTGGTTATGGCATGAAAGCCGGGAACAGATCGGCTTCCTGGTTAATGAAACGCTGAGCAATCATGCCCGCAATGAGCATGTCGAAAACGAGATCCGTGAAGCGATAGCGTCCCTCCTGCTTCCCTCACTGGTGATGGTTTGCTTTACCCTGCTGCTCTCTTTCTGGGCCATCAGCTGGATAATTCGCCCCCTGCGTTCCCTGCAAAGCAGCCTGGCCTCACGCTCGGCGGATAATCTCACGCCTCTGCCGCTGCATTCGGACATGGATGAAATTGTGGCAGTGACCGGTGCGCTGAATCAGCTACTCGCGCGCCTGGACCATACGCTGCAGCAGGAGCGGCTGTTTACGGCAGATGCGGCCCATGAGTTACGCACGCCGCTGGCAGGCCTGCGGCTGCATCTGGAACTGCTGGAGCAGGAAGGTAACCCGCTGGGTGCGATGCTGGTTGAGCGAGTCGATCAGTTGATGCATGTCATCGAGCAGTTGCTGATGCTGTCACGTGCCGGTCAAATGCTGGTAAGTGGTCACTACCAAACCCTCAGCTGGCAGGACGTGGTTCAGCCACTGCGGCTGGAGATGGAAGAGATGCTGGCCCTGAATCAACAGCAGCTCATTGTTAAAGATACCAGCCACGGCAGCCACGTTCAGGGCGACGCCGTTCTGCTGCGTCTGCTGCTGAGAAATCTGCTGGAGAACGCCTCGCGCTACAGCCCACAGGGCAGCAATATCACGCTGATACTGGCGGCCACTGAAAACGGTAGCCAGGTCACTGTGCGTGATGAAGGCCCGGGTATTCATGCTGGTGACGTTCAGGAGGTGGTAAAAGCGTTCCGCCGAATGGATCAGCGATTTGGCGGCAGCGGCCTGGGGCTGAATATCGTCCAGCGCATCGTGCAAATCCATCATGGCCAGCTGAGCCTGACTAACCGTAGCGATCGCACCGGCCTTGATGCCCAGTGCCGGTTTCCCCGGCAGCTTAACTGA